GTTGATGGTTACTTGTTTTGTATTTAGATCGATCTCAACTTTAGCATTTGGCTCATGAGTAATAATAGCGTCCTTGACTACTGTTACACAACCATCACAAAC
This is a stretch of genomic DNA from Coleofasciculaceae cyanobacterium. It encodes these proteins:
- a CDS encoding heavy-metal-associated domain-containing protein, whose protein sequence is MTINLQVPSMVCDGCVTVVKDAIITHEPNAKVEIDLNTKQVTINTEASEASIKQVIAAVGHTVE